From Deltaproteobacteria bacterium, a single genomic window includes:
- a CDS encoding C4-dicarboxylate ABC transporter substrate-binding protein: SARWAKAVAPVLDEYAKKAEGKGLPGKKYVKTIKKLIKKYSK, from the coding sequence GAGCGCCCGCTGGGCAAAGGCTGTTGCGCCGGTTTTGGATGAGTATGCAAAGAAGGCTGAGGGCAAGGGGTTGCCCGGGAAGAAGTACGTAAAGACAATAAAGAAATTGATCAAAAAATACAGCAAATAA